From Candidatus Parvarchaeota archaeon, one genomic window encodes:
- a CDS encoding CDP-alcohol phosphatidyltransferase family protein, whose translation MLKYTGIANGASAAAGMVLAKLPLDPNHWTVLSVVSAMAGAWAAYNASLALFAALAALAFVCDFFDGAVARARKKESRKGAFLDGVSDRLVEAAIIAGLYFIGIPDFVLPSMVWLFLLLVFGTFMTSFVKAYSQHTGVLDHKQARSLPGILERGERVGLLFMAIVAIPINASLAGGIVALVAVLSFVTFAQRVAHVMKS comes from the coding sequence ATGCTAAAATACACGGGAATTGCAAATGGTGCTTCGGCTGCGGCAGGAATGGTGCTTGCAAAACTTCCACTTGACCCAAACCACTGGACGGTGCTTTCTGTTGTTAGCGCTATGGCTGGAGCGTGGGCTGCATACAATGCCAGCCTTGCGCTTTTTGCAGCCTTAGCCGCGCTTGCCTTTGTTTGCGATTTTTTTGACGGCGCGGTTGCAAGGGCAAGGAAAAAGGAGTCAAGAAAGGGAGCGTTTTTGGACGGCGTATCCGACAGGCTTGTTGAGGCTGCAATAATTGCAGGGCTTTATTTTATTGGAATTCCCGATTTTGTGCTGCCCTCCATGGTTTGGCTGTTTTTGCTTTTGGTTTTTGGAACCTTCATGACCTCTTTTGTCAAGGCTTATTCGCAGCACACTGGCGTGCTGGACCACAAGCAGGCAAGGTCGCTGCCTGGGATTCTTGAGAGGGGGGAGAGAGTTGGACTTTTGTTTATGGCGATAGTCGCAATTCCAATAAATGCAAGCCTTGCAGGCGGCATAGTGGCCTTGGTTGCGGTGTTGTCATTTGTGACATTTGCACAGCGGGTTGCGCATGTGATGAAAAGTTAG